A portion of the Fusobacterium nucleatum genome contains these proteins:
- a CDS encoding YifB family Mg chelatase-like AAA ATPase, translating into MKKKIFTSSYLGLESYLVEVEVDVSRGLPMFSIVGMGDTAILESKFRVKAALKNSNYEIVPQKIVVNLSPAGIKKEGAQFDLPIALGIILEMKLLKDKRDIFKDYLFVGELSLDGEVKGVSGTINSVILAKEKGFKGIVVPYENRNEASLIDGVDIVAVKDISDVINFIENEVRLEFEKINLVKTEEDILDFSDVKGQYFAKRAMEISAAGGHNILLIGSPGSGKSMLAKRMIGILPEMTESEIIESTKIYSVAGELSEKNPIISKRPVRIPHHSTTLAAMVGGGKKALPGEISLASNGILILDEMSEFKHSVLEALRQPLEDGYVSITRAMYRVEFKTNFLLVGTSNPCPCGHLYEGNCKCSATEVERYTKKLSGPILDRIDLVIQMKRLSEEELVNDKKEESSADIRKRVIKAREIQIKRYGEAKTNSRMSQEELKKYCIIKEEDKRFLISALENLQISARVYDKILKIARTIADLAGEEEISRKHLLEAISFKK; encoded by the coding sequence ATGAAGAAAAAGATTTTTACAAGTAGCTATCTAGGTTTAGAATCATATTTAGTTGAAGTAGAAGTTGATGTTTCAAGAGGTTTACCTATGTTTTCAATAGTTGGTATGGGAGATACAGCTATACTTGAAAGTAAGTTTAGAGTAAAAGCAGCTTTAAAAAATTCTAACTATGAGATAGTACCTCAAAAGATAGTTGTTAATTTATCCCCAGCAGGTATTAAAAAAGAAGGAGCACAGTTTGATTTACCAATAGCTTTGGGTATAATTTTAGAGATGAAACTTTTAAAAGATAAAAGAGACATATTTAAAGATTATCTTTTTGTTGGTGAATTATCCTTAGATGGAGAAGTAAAAGGTGTGAGTGGAACAATAAATAGTGTGATTCTTGCTAAGGAAAAAGGGTTTAAAGGAATAGTAGTCCCTTATGAAAATAGAAATGAAGCAAGTTTAATAGATGGTGTAGATATAGTTGCTGTTAAAGATATATCTGATGTTATAAATTTTATAGAAAATGAAGTTAGGTTAGAATTTGAAAAAATAAATTTAGTTAAAACAGAAGAAGATATTTTAGATTTTTCTGATGTTAAAGGTCAATATTTTGCAAAAAGAGCAATGGAAATTTCAGCAGCAGGAGGGCATAATATACTTTTAATAGGTAGTCCAGGTTCTGGAAAATCTATGCTTGCTAAAAGAATGATAGGCATACTTCCAGAAATGACTGAAAGTGAAATTATCGAAAGTACAAAAATATATAGTGTTGCAGGAGAATTATCTGAAAAAAATCCAATAATATCAAAAAGACCTGTAAGAATTCCACATCACAGTACAACACTTGCAGCTATGGTGGGTGGAGGAAAAAAAGCTTTACCAGGGGAGATAAGTTTAGCAAGTAATGGAATTTTAATACTTGATGAGATGAGTGAGTTTAAACATTCTGTCTTAGAAGCATTAAGACAACCTTTGGAAGATGGTTATGTAAGTATAACAAGAGCTATGTATAGAGTGGAGTTTAAAACAAATTTTCTCTTAGTTGGAACAAGTAACCCTTGTCCTTGTGGACATCTATATGAAGGAAACTGTAAATGTTCAGCCACAGAGGTAGAAAGATATACTAAAAAATTGTCAGGACCTATTTTAGATAGAATAGATTTAGTTATACAAATGAAAAGATTGAGTGAAGAAGAATTAGTAAATGATAAAAAAGAAGAAAGTTCAGCTGATATAAGGAAAAGAGTTATAAAAGCCCGAGAAATTCAAATTAAAAGATATGGAGAAGCTAAAACTAATTCAAGAATGAGTCAAGAAGAATTAAAAAAATATTGTATAATAAAAGAGGAAGATAAGAGATTTTTAATATCTGCCTTAGAAAATTTACAAATTTCTGCAAGAGTTTATGATAAAATTTTAAAAATTGCTAGAACAATAGCAGATTTAGCAGGAGAGGAAGAAATAAGTAGAAAACATTTATTGGAAGCAATATCATTTAAAAAATAA
- a CDS encoding manganese efflux pump MntP — protein MSTISVLITALALSMDAMSLSIYQGIASTESQKKQNFLKIVLTFGIFQFAMALVGSLSGILFIHYISLYSKYVSFAIFLFLGLMMLKEALKKEEMEYDEKYLDFKTLIIMGIATSLDALLVGLTFSILPFYQTFLYTVEIGVITAIIAGLGFILGDKFGNILGQKSHFLGAALLIFISINILL, from the coding sequence ATGTCAACTATTAGTGTATTAATAACAGCCTTAGCACTTTCTATGGATGCTATGTCCCTTTCTATTTACCAAGGAATAGCCTCAACAGAATCTCAAAAGAAACAAAATTTTTTAAAAATTGTATTAACTTTTGGAATTTTCCAATTTGCTATGGCATTAGTGGGTTCATTATCAGGAATTTTATTCATACACTATATCTCATTATACTCAAAATATGTTTCATTTGCTATATTTTTATTTTTAGGACTTATGATGTTAAAAGAAGCCTTAAAAAAAGAGGAAATGGAATATGATGAAAAATACTTAGATTTTAAAACTTTAATTATAATGGGTATTGCTACAAGTTTGGATGCATTGTTAGTTGGATTAACATTCTCAATTCTTCCTTTTTACCAAACTTTTTTATATACAGTTGAAATTGGAGTCATCACTGCTATCATAGCTGGATTAGGTTTTATATTAGGAGATAAATTTGGGAATATATTAGGACAAAAATCTCATTTTTTAGGAGCTGCTTTGTTAATATTTATATCTATAAATATTTTATTGTAA
- the nusB gene encoding transcription antitermination factor NusB: MNKNFEEQEKKAKGGVRLAREEVFKLVFGVEATESASEELKQAFDIYLQNSEELIGTLNENQLEFLKSSIDGIAKNYDNIKDIIKKNTQNWAYERIGVVERALLIVATYEFIFKNAPIEVIANEIIELAKEYGNEKSYEFVNGILANIEKSKK; encoded by the coding sequence ATGAATAAAAATTTTGAAGAACAAGAAAAAAAAGCAAAAGGTGGAGTAAGATTAGCAAGAGAAGAAGTGTTTAAGTTAGTCTTTGGGGTTGAAGCAACAGAATCAGCTTCTGAGGAATTGAAACAAGCCTTTGATATTTATTTACAAAATAGTGAAGAACTTATAGGCACTTTAAATGAAAATCAATTAGAGTTTTTAAAAAGTTCTATTGATGGAATAGCTAAAAATTATGATAATATTAAAGATATAATTAAGAAAAATACTCAAAATTGGGCTTATGAGAGAATAGGGGTAGTTGAAAGAGCTCTATTGATAGTGGCAACTTATGAATTTATATTTAAAAATGCTCCTATTGAAGTCATTGCTAATGAAATAATTGAATTGGCAAAAGAGTATGGAAATGAAAAATCTTATGAATTTGTAAATGGTATTTTGGCAAATATAGAAAAAAGTAAAAAATAA
- a CDS encoding DUF2273 domain-containing protein, with translation MPDNILEVLLEKIINNWRKVYGAILGFIIGLTVINYGILKAIIVFVFAFVGYKLGDSSFTQGIKRIVLKRLKED, from the coding sequence ATGCCAGATAATATTTTAGAAGTTCTATTGGAAAAAATTATTAATAATTGGAGAAAAGTTTATGGAGCTATTTTAGGTTTTATAATTGGGCTTACAGTAATTAATTATGGAATTTTAAAAGCTATTATTGTATTTGTTTTTGCTTTTGTAGGCTATAAGCTAGGAGATTCTTCATTTACACAAGGAATAAAAAGAATTGTTTTAAAAAGATTAAAAGAGGATTAA
- the amaP gene encoding alkaline shock response membrane anchor protein AmaP, with amino-acid sequence MFKKIIFFFAWVGIFLISLISLNYVLLPGQVFYDNTYTANITTFQYKMVILVLASLYIFICLYKFFSLFERKKDYERKTENGTLKITRATINNYVTDLLRKDPDITGIKTTSELKGNKFLIYVKCELLAKINITDKIAQLQNLIKRDLGENVGVEVNKVVVNISKLEIREGVRETETFKETSDIPNDENIEDVEVSD; translated from the coding sequence ATGTTTAAAAAAATAATATTTTTCTTTGCTTGGGTGGGGATATTTCTAATATCTTTGATAAGTTTAAACTATGTACTTTTACCTGGTCAAGTTTTCTATGATAATACTTATACAGCAAATATAACTACTTTTCAATATAAAATGGTTATACTTGTTCTAGCTTCTTTATATATTTTTATATGTCTATACAAGTTTTTCAGTTTATTTGAAAGAAAAAAAGATTATGAAAGAAAAACTGAAAATGGTACATTAAAAATAACAAGAGCTACAATTAACAATTATGTTACTGATTTATTAAGAAAAGATCCAGATATTACAGGAATAAAAACAACAAGTGAACTAAAAGGAAATAAATTTTTAATTTATGTTAAATGTGAACTATTAGCTAAAATTAACATAACTGACAAAATAGCTCAACTTCAAAATTTAATTAAAAGAGATTTAGGTGAAAATGTTGGAGTTGAAGTGAATAAAGTTGTAGTTAATATTTCTAAACTTGAAATAAGAGAAGGAGTTAGAGAAACAGAAACATTTAAGGAAACTTCTGATATCCCTAATGATGAAAATATTGAGGATGTAGAGGTGAGTGACTAA
- a CDS encoding Asp23/Gls24 family envelope stress response protein — protein sequence MSELGNIRIADDVVKTIAAKAAADVEGVYKLAGGVVDEVSKMLGKKRPTNGVKVEVGEVECSIEVYLIIKYGYKIAEVAEEVQKAILEAVSSLSGLKVVEVNVYVQNVKMEDIEETTEEFED from the coding sequence ATGTCAGAATTAGGAAACATAAGAATAGCAGATGATGTAGTAAAAACAATAGCAGCAAAAGCAGCAGCAGATGTAGAAGGTGTCTATAAACTAGCTGGTGGAGTTGTAGATGAAGTTAGTAAAATGTTAGGAAAGAAAAGACCAACTAATGGAGTTAAAGTTGAAGTTGGGGAAGTAGAATGTAGTATAGAAGTTTATTTAATTATTAAATATGGATATAAAATTGCAGAAGTTGCAGAAGAAGTTCAAAAAGCAATTTTGGAAGCAGTGTCTAGTTTAAGTGGATTAAAAGTTGTTGAAGTTAATGTTTATGTACAAAATGTAAAAATGGAAGATATAGAAGAAACAACTGAAGAATTTGAAGATTAA
- the rpsB gene encoding 30S ribosomal protein S2, translated as MSVVSMKQLLEAGVHFGHQAKRWNPKMAKYIFTERNGIHVIDLHKSLKKIEEAYEEMRKIAEDGGKVLFVGTKKQAQEAIKEQAERSGMYYVNSRWLGGMLTNFSTIKKRIERMKELEKLDAEGILDTDYTKKEAAEFRKELSKLSKNLSGIRDMEKVPDAIYVVDVKMEELPVKEAHLLGIPVFAMIDTNVDPDLITYPIPANDDAIRSVKLITSVIANAIVEGNQGIENVEPQSEEVNVEEGSAE; from the coding sequence ATGTCAGTTGTATCAATGAAACAATTATTGGAAGCTGGAGTTCACTTTGGGCATCAAGCTAAAAGATGGAATCCAAAAATGGCTAAGTATATTTTCACAGAAAGAAATGGAATTCATGTAATTGATTTACATAAATCTTTAAAGAAAATAGAAGAAGCTTATGAAGAAATGAGAAAAATAGCTGAAGATGGAGGAAAAGTTCTATTTGTTGGAACTAAAAAACAAGCTCAAGAAGCTATTAAAGAACAAGCAGAAAGATCTGGAATGTACTATGTAAATAGTAGATGGCTAGGTGGAATGTTAACAAACTTCTCTACAATCAAAAAGAGAATTGAAAGAATGAAAGAATTAGAAAAATTGGATGCAGAAGGAATCTTAGATACAGATTATACTAAAAAAGAAGCTGCTGAATTTAGAAAAGAATTATCTAAACTTTCTAAAAACTTATCTGGAATTAGAGATATGGAAAAAGTTCCAGATGCAATATATGTAGTAGATGTAAAAATGGAAGAATTACCAGTTAAAGAAGCTCACTTATTAGGTATCCCTGTATTTGCTATGATAGATACAAATGTGGATCCTGATTTAATAACTTATCCAATTCCTGCAAATGATGATGCTATAAGATCAGTAAAGTTAATTACTTCTGTTATAGCTAATGCAATAGTTGAAGGAAACCAAGGAATAGAAAATGTAGAACCTCAATCAGAAGAAGTTAATGTTGAAGAAGGTTCAGCAGAATAA
- the tsf gene encoding translation elongation factor Ts, with product MATVTAALVKELRERTGAGMLDCKKALESHDGDIEKSIDYLREKGIAKAVKKAGRIAAEGLIFDEATPDHKKAVILEFNSETDFVAKNEEFKEFGRKLVKIALERNVHQLEELNEAQVEGDKKVSEALTDLIAKIGENMSLRRLAVVVAKDGFVQTYSHLGGKLGVIVEMSGEPTEANLEKAKNIAMHVAAMDPKYLSEEEVTASDLEHEKEIARKQLEEEGKPANIIEKILTGKMHKFYEENCLVDQIYVRAENKETVKQYAGDIKVLSFERFKVGDGIEKREEDFAAEVAAQING from the coding sequence ATGGCTACAGTAACAGCTGCTTTAGTAAAAGAATTAAGAGAAAGAACAGGAGCTGGAATGCTTGATTGTAAAAAAGCATTAGAATCTCATGATGGAGATATAGAAAAATCAATAGATTACCTAAGAGAAAAAGGTATAGCTAAGGCTGTAAAAAAAGCAGGAAGAATAGCTGCTGAAGGATTAATTTTTGATGAAGCTACTCCTGATCATAAAAAAGCAGTTATATTAGAGTTCAACTCTGAAACTGACTTTGTTGCAAAAAATGAAGAATTTAAAGAATTTGGTAGAAAATTAGTAAAAATTGCATTAGAAAGAAATGTACATCAATTAGAAGAATTAAATGAAGCTCAAGTTGAAGGAGACAAAAAAGTTTCTGAAGCTTTAACTGATTTAATTGCTAAAATTGGTGAAAATATGAGTTTAAGAAGACTAGCAGTTGTAGTTGCAAAAGATGGTTTTGTTCAAACTTATAGCCACTTAGGTGGAAAATTAGGTGTTATAGTTGAAATGTCTGGTGAACCAACAGAAGCAAACTTAGAAAAAGCTAAGAACATAGCAATGCATGTTGCAGCTATGGATCCTAAATATTTATCAGAAGAAGAAGTTACTGCTAGTGATTTAGAACATGAAAAAGAAATTGCTAGAAAACAATTAGAGGAAGAAGGAAAACCTGCTAACATAATCGAAAAAATATTAACAGGAAAAATGCATAAATTTTACGAAGAAAATTGTTTAGTAGATCAAATCTATGTAAGAGCTGAAAACAAAGAAACTGTTAAACAATATGCAGGAGATATTAAAGTTCTATCATTTGAAAGATTTAAAGTTGGAGATGGAATAGAAAAGAGAGAAGAAGATTTCGCTGCAGAAGTTGCTGCTCAAATCAATGGATAG
- the pyrH gene encoding UMP kinase → MESPFYKKILLKLSGEALMGDQEFGISSDVIASYAKQIKEIVDLGVEVSIVIGGGNIFRGLSGAAQGVDRVTGDHMGMLATVINSLALQNSIEKLGVPTRVQTAIEMPKVAEPFIKRRAQRHLEKGRVVIFGAGTGNPYFTTDTAAALRAIEMETDVVIKATKVDGIYDKDPVKYPDAKKYQTVTYNEVLAKDLKVMDATAISLCRENKLPIIVFNSLDEGNLKKVVMGEHIGTTVVAD, encoded by the coding sequence ATGGAAAGCCCTTTTTACAAGAAAATCTTATTGAAATTAAGCGGAGAAGCCTTGATGGGAGATCAAGAGTTTGGAATTTCATCTGATGTTATAGCTTCTTATGCAAAACAAATTAAAGAAATTGTTGACCTTGGAGTAGAAGTTTCTATTGTTATAGGAGGTGGAAATATATTTAGAGGACTTTCTGGAGCTGCTCAAGGAGTGGATAGAGTTACAGGAGATCATATGGGGATGCTTGCTACTGTTATAAACTCTTTAGCACTACAAAATTCAATTGAAAAACTAGGAGTTCCTACTAGAGTACAGACTGCTATTGAAATGCCAAAAGTTGCAGAACCTTTTATAAAAAGAAGAGCTCAAAGACATCTTGAAAAAGGTAGAGTAGTTATATTTGGAGCTGGAACTGGGAATCCATATTTCACAACAGACACAGCAGCTGCTTTAAGAGCTATTGAAATGGAAACTGATGTTGTTATAAAAGCTACAAAAGTTGATGGAATATATGATAAAGACCCTGTAAAATATCCTGATGCTAAAAAGTACCAAACAGTTACATATAATGAAGTTTTAGCAAAAGATTTGAAAGTTATGGATGCCACTGCTATTTCACTTTGTAGAGAAAATAAATTACCTATAATTGTATTTAATTCTTTAGATGAAGGTAACTTAAAGAAAGTAGTTATGGGTGAACATATTGGAACTACTGTTGTAGCAGATTAA
- the frr gene encoding ribosome recycling factor — translation MSIASDKLVKECEEKMVKTIEAVKEKFTAIRAGRANVSMLDGIKVENYGSEVPLNQIGTVSAPEARLLVIDPWDKTLISKIEKAILAANIGMTPNNDGRVIRLVLPELTADRRKEYVKLAKNEAENGKIAIRNIRKDINNHLKKLEKDKENPISEDELKKEETNVQTLTDKYVKEIDDLLAKKEKEITTI, via the coding sequence ATGAGTATAGCTAGTGACAAACTTGTTAAAGAATGTGAAGAGAAAATGGTAAAAACTATTGAAGCAGTAAAAGAAAAATTTACAGCTATTAGAGCAGGAAGAGCAAATGTATCTATGCTTGATGGAATTAAAGTAGAAAACTATGGAAGTGAAGTTCCTTTAAATCAAATAGGAACTGTATCTGCACCAGAAGCAAGACTTTTAGTTATTGATCCTTGGGATAAAACTTTAATCTCTAAGATTGAAAAAGCAATACTTGCAGCTAACATAGGAATGACACCTAACAATGATGGTAGAGTTATAAGACTTGTTTTACCAGAACTTACTGCTGATAGAAGAAAAGAATATGTTAAACTTGCTAAAAATGAAGCTGAAAATGGTAAAATTGCTATTAGAAATATCAGAAAAGATATTAACAATCATTTAAAGAAGTTAGAAAAAGATAAAGAAAATCCTATTTCTGAAGATGAATTAAAGAAAGAAGAAACAAATGTTCAAACTTTAACTGATAAATATGTTAAAGAAATTGATGATTTACTTGCTAAAAAAGAAAAAGAAATTACTACAATCTAA
- the secY gene encoding preprotein translocase subunit SecY — MTLMEKFNSRLSSIVKIPELRERIIFTLLMFLVARVGTLIPAPGVDVDRLSSMASQSDVLSYINMFSGGAFTRISIFSLGIIPYINASIVVSLLVSIIPQLEEIQKEGESGRNRITQWTRYLTIALAIIQGTGVCLWLQSVGLIYNPGISFFVRTITTLTAGTVFLMWVGEQISIKGIGNGVSLIIFLNVISRAPSSVIQTIQTMQGNKFLIPLLVLVAFLGTVTIAGIVLFQLGQRKIPIHYVGKGFSSKGGIGEKSFIPLRLNTAGVMPVIFASVFMLIPGVIVNALPSTLSIKTTLSIIFGQNHPVYMILYALVIMFFSFFYTALVFDPEKVAENLKQGGGTIPGIRPGEETVEYLEGVASRITWGGGIFLAIISILPYVIFTSMGLPVYFGGTGIIIVVGVALDTIQQIDAHLVMRDYKGFI; from the coding sequence ATGACTTTAATGGAGAAATTTAACTCTAGATTAAGTAGTATAGTAAAAATTCCTGAACTTAGAGAAAGAATTATTTTCACATTGCTAATGTTTTTAGTTGCCAGAGTAGGAACTTTAATTCCTGCTCCTGGTGTAGATGTGGATAGATTGTCATCAATGGCTTCACAAAGTGATGTACTTAGTTATATCAATATGTTTTCTGGTGGAGCTTTTACAAGAATATCTATATTTTCATTAGGGATTATCCCTTACATTAATGCTTCAATAGTTGTGAGTTTACTTGTATCTATTATTCCTCAACTTGAAGAAATTCAAAAGGAAGGAGAATCTGGAAGAAATAGAATAACTCAATGGACAAGATACTTGACTATAGCACTTGCTATCATTCAAGGGACTGGAGTTTGTCTTTGGTTACAATCTGTTGGTTTAATCTATAATCCAGGAATAAGCTTTTTTGTAAGAACAATAACAACCCTAACAGCTGGAACAGTATTTTTAATGTGGGTTGGAGAACAAATATCTATTAAAGGAATAGGTAATGGAGTGTCACTTATTATATTCTTAAATGTAATATCAAGAGCTCCTTCAAGTGTTATCCAAACAATTCAAACTATGCAAGGAAATAAATTCTTAATACCTTTATTGGTATTAGTAGCATTTCTTGGTACAGTAACAATAGCTGGAATAGTATTATTTCAACTTGGACAAAGAAAAATCCCTATTCATTATGTTGGAAAAGGATTTAGTTCAAAAGGTGGAATAGGAGAAAAATCATTCATACCATTGAGACTTAATACAGCAGGAGTAATGCCTGTAATCTTTGCCTCAGTGTTTATGTTAATTCCAGGAGTTATAGTAAATGCTCTACCTTCAACATTATCTATTAAAACAACTTTATCTATAATATTTGGGCAAAATCACCCTGTTTATATGATATTGTATGCCTTAGTAATAATGTTCTTTTCATTCTTCTACACTGCATTAGTTTTCGATCCTGAAAAGGTTGCAGAAAATCTAAAACAAGGTGGAGGAACTATCCCTGGAATTAGACCAGGAGAAGAAACTGTGGAATATCTTGAAGGCGTTGCTTCAAGAATTACATGGGGTGGAGGAATTTTCTTAGCTATAATTTCAATACTACCATATGTAATATTTACATCTATGGGACTTCCAGTTTACTTTGGAGGAACAGGAATAATAATTGTTGTTGGTGTTGCATTAGATACTATACAACAAATAGATGCTCATTTAGTTATGAGAGATTATAAAGGATTTATTTAA
- the rplO gene encoding 50S ribosomal protein L15, whose protein sequence is MKLNELSPSVPKKNRKRIGRGNSSGWGKTAGKGSNGQNSRAGGGVKPYFEGGQMPIYRRVPKRGFSNAIFKKEYTVISLAFLNENFEDGEEVSLETLFNKCLIKKGRDGVKVLGNGELNKKLTVKVHKISKSAKAAVEAKGGTVELVEVKGFERAETNK, encoded by the coding sequence GTGAAACTTAATGAATTATCACCTTCAGTTCCTAAGAAGAACAGAAAAAGAATAGGAAGAGGAAACTCATCTGGCTGGGGTAAAACAGCTGGAAAAGGTAGCAATGGACAAAATTCAAGAGCAGGTGGAGGAGTAAAACCTTATTTTGAAGGTGGACAAATGCCTATATATAGAAGAGTTCCTAAAAGAGGATTCTCTAATGCTATATTTAAAAAAGAATATACTGTAATATCTTTAGCATTTTTAAATGAAAATTTTGAAGATGGTGAAGAAGTTAGCTTAGAAACTTTATTCAATAAATGCCTAATTAAAAAGGGTAGAGATGGAGTTAAAGTTTTAGGAAATGGAGAGCTTAATAAAAAACTAACTGTTAAAGTGCATAAAATATCTAAATCAGCAAAAGCTGCTGTTGAAGCAAAAGGTGGAACAGTTGAACTTGTTGAAGTTAAAGGTTTTGAAAGAGCAGAAACTAATAAATAA
- the rpmD gene encoding 50S ribosomal protein L30 → MARLRIELVKSIIGRKPNHIATVKSLGLKKMHDVVEHNETPELKGKLAQVSYLLKVEEVQA, encoded by the coding sequence ATGGCAAGACTTAGAATAGAGCTTGTAAAAAGCATTATCGGAAGAAAGCCTAATCATATAGCAACTGTAAAGTCGCTAGGGCTTAAGAAAATGCATGATGTAGTAGAACATAATGAAACACCTGAATTAAAAGGAAAATTAGCTCAAGTTTCTTATTTGTTAAAAGTTGAGGAGGTGCAAGCATAG
- the rpsE gene encoding 30S ribosomal protein S5, translated as MLNREDNQYQEKLLKISRVSKTTKGGRTISFSVLAAVGDGEGKIGLGLGKANGVPDAIRKAIAAAKKNIVKISLKNNTIPHEIAGKWGATTLWMAPAYEGTGVIAGSASREILELVGVHDILTKIKGSRNKHNVARATVEALKLLRTAEQIAALRGLEVKDILS; from the coding sequence TTGTTGAACAGAGAAGACAATCAATATCAAGAAAAACTATTGAAGATATCTAGAGTTTCTAAGACAACTAAAGGAGGAAGAACTATATCTTTCTCAGTATTAGCTGCTGTTGGAGATGGAGAAGGTAAAATAGGACTAGGACTAGGAAAAGCAAATGGTGTTCCTGATGCTATAAGAAAAGCCATTGCAGCTGCAAAGAAAAATATTGTAAAAATATCTTTAAAGAATAATACAATACCTCATGAGATTGCAGGTAAATGGGGAGCAACTACTTTATGGATGGCACCAGCATATGAAGGAACTGGGGTAATAGCTGGTTCTGCTTCAAGAGAAATATTAGAATTAGTTGGAGTTCATGACATTTTAACTAAAATTAAAGGGTCAAGAAATAAACATAATGTAGCAAGAGCTACAGTGGAAGCATTAAAATTACTTAGAACTGCTGAACAAATAGCAGCTTTAAGAGGATTAGAAGTTAAGGATATCTTAAGCTAG
- the rplR gene encoding 50S ribosomal protein L18, which produces MFKKVDRKASRQKKQMSIRNKISGTPERPRLSVFRSNTNIFAQLIDDVNGVTLVSASTIDKALKGSIANGGNIEAAKAVGKAIAERAKEKGIDAIVFDRSGYKYTGRVAALADAAREAGLSF; this is translated from the coding sequence TTGTTTAAAAAAGTTGATAGAAAAGCATCAAGACAAAAAAAGCAAATGTCAATAAGAAATAAAATTTCTGGAACTCCAGAAAGACCTAGACTTTCAGTTTTTAGATCAAATACTAACATTTTTGCTCAATTAATAGATGATGTAAATGGAGTTACTTTAGTATCTGCATCTACAATAGATAAAGCATTAAAAGGAAGTATTGCTAACGGTGGAAACATAGAAGCAGCAAAAGCCGTTGGAAAAGCAATCGCTGAAAGAGCTAAAGAAAAAGGAATAGATGCTATCGTTTTTGATAGATCAGGATATAAATATACAGGAAGAGTAGCGGCTCTTGCAGACGCGGCTAGAGAAGCTGGATTAAGCTTCTAA
- the rplF gene encoding 50S ribosomal protein L6: MSRVGKKPIAVPSGVDFSVKDNVVTVKGPKGTLTKEFNNNITIKLEDGHITVERPNDEPFMRAIHGTTRALINNMVKGVHEGYRKTLTLVGVGYRAATKGKGLEISLGYSHPVIIDEIPGITFSVEKNTTIHIDGVEKELVGQVAANIRAKRPPEPYKGKGVKYADEHIRRKEGKKS, encoded by the coding sequence ATGTCAAGAGTAGGTAAAAAACCTATAGCTGTGCCTTCTGGAGTTGATTTTTCAGTAAAAGACAATGTTGTTACTGTAAAAGGACCAAAGGGTACATTAACAAAAGAATTTAATAATAATATAACTATAAAATTAGAAGATGGGCATATCACAGTTGAAAGACCTAATGATGAACCATTTATGAGAGCAATTCATGGAACAACAAGAGCCTTAATCAATAATATGGTTAAAGGTGTACATGAAGGATATAGAAAAACTCTTACTTTGGTAGGGGTTGGGTACAGAGCAGCAACTAAGGGAAAAGGATTAGAAATATCTTTAGGATATTCTCACCCAGTAATCATTGATGAAATACCTGGAATAACTTTTTCTGTTGAAAAGAATACTACTATCCATATAGATGGAGTAGAAAAAGAATTAGTAGGTCAAGTTGCAGCTAACATTAGAGCTAAGAGACCACCTGAACCATATAAAGGTAAAGGGGTTAAATATGCTGATGAACATATTAGAAGAAAAGAAGGTAAAAAGTCTTAA